One stretch of Pigmentiphaga aceris DNA includes these proteins:
- a CDS encoding LLM class oxidoreductase, whose product MQSSTAAPSADLLHRLFAPQRLSIGLSLPLLAEGNIVADFSAQIALAKHADELGFAALWVRDVPLNSADYPDPVGHLDPWVLLGALASHTQRIALISGAIVLTLRHPLHIAKGAVSVNTLSGGRFILGLGSGDRPPEYAAFGQDATERRKTYARNWDVVAAALAEHPKVVPDQTPEHAPDFFLLPTPDTTTPMLAVGSGGQSVDWIARNAIGWMTYHREPEQQRARYNMWRAAVDRATPGAFKMFGTAMRLELSDDPEAAPTPIDLGYRTGSKGLVEVLKEMRASGTHHVTLNLSGVRRPLQDVLGELAEHVLPAFHT is encoded by the coding sequence ATGCAAAGCTCGACGGCAGCACCCTCGGCGGATCTGCTACACCGCCTCTTCGCCCCACAACGGCTGTCCATCGGACTGTCTCTGCCCTTGCTCGCCGAGGGCAATATCGTCGCCGACTTCAGTGCGCAGATCGCGTTGGCCAAACACGCCGACGAACTGGGCTTTGCCGCGCTGTGGGTACGGGACGTGCCGCTGAACAGTGCCGACTACCCCGACCCGGTCGGTCATCTGGACCCGTGGGTGCTGCTGGGCGCACTCGCCTCGCATACCCAGCGCATCGCCCTCATCAGTGGTGCGATCGTGCTCACCTTGCGGCACCCGCTGCACATTGCCAAGGGTGCGGTGTCGGTCAACACCTTGTCGGGCGGACGCTTCATCCTGGGCTTGGGATCGGGCGACCGCCCGCCAGAATATGCAGCATTCGGCCAGGATGCCACTGAGCGCCGCAAGACCTACGCCAGAAACTGGGACGTGGTGGCCGCCGCCCTGGCCGAGCATCCCAAGGTGGTTCCAGACCAAACCCCCGAGCATGCGCCCGACTTTTTCCTGTTGCCCACGCCTGACACCACCACACCCATGCTGGCGGTCGGCTCAGGCGGCCAAAGCGTAGACTGGATCGCGCGCAATGCCATCGGCTGGATGACCTACCACCGCGAACCCGAACAACAGCGCGCACGCTACAACATGTGGCGCGCCGCTGTCGATCGGGCGACACCGGGTGCGTTCAAAATGTTCGGCACCGCCATGCGCCTTGAACTCAGCGACGATCCGGAAGCGGCTCCGACCCCCATCGACCTGGGCTATCGAACCGGCAGCAAGGGCTTGGTCGAAGTGCTGAAAGAGATGCGGGCCAGCGGTACCCACCATGTCACGCTGAACCTGAGCGGCGTGCGCCGCCCGCTGCAAGATGTGCTGGGTGAATTGGCCGAGCACGTGCTGCCAGCGTTTCATACCTGA
- a CDS encoding LysR family transcriptional regulator — protein MSRPDLNLLITLDVLLAEGNVARAARRLNLSPSAMSRSLARLRDTTGDPLLVRAGRGLVPTPRALELREQVSQLVHDAEAVLRPAQLPDLTQLVRTFTLRSRERFVETFGAALVARVASEAPGVRLRFVPKLDRESTLLRDGLVDLETGVVGTTMGPEVKVQALFRDRFIGVVQRGHPLVRHPVTPARYAAARHIHVSRRGFDHGPVDEALVPLGLTRNVVTIVGEFSSAVALARASDMVATVPERHTGNLRDGMQSFSLPVAVPDITVSLLWHPRSHADPVHRWLRDCVREVCASDI, from the coding sequence ATGTCGCGACCCGATCTGAACCTGCTCATCACCCTTGATGTTCTGCTTGCGGAAGGCAATGTTGCGCGTGCTGCCAGGCGCTTGAACCTAAGCCCGTCGGCAATGAGCAGGTCCTTGGCAAGACTGCGCGACACCACGGGCGACCCCTTGCTGGTCAGGGCAGGGCGCGGGCTGGTGCCGACGCCGCGTGCACTTGAATTGCGCGAGCAGGTAAGCCAGCTGGTGCACGATGCCGAAGCTGTGCTGCGGCCAGCGCAGCTGCCCGATCTGACACAGCTGGTGCGAACCTTCACGCTGCGCAGTCGAGAACGTTTCGTCGAAACCTTTGGTGCCGCGCTGGTTGCGCGCGTGGCGTCCGAAGCGCCTGGGGTTCGGCTGCGTTTCGTGCCCAAGCTGGATCGCGAAAGCACGTTGTTGCGCGATGGCCTGGTTGACCTGGAAACAGGCGTGGTGGGCACCACAATGGGGCCGGAGGTGAAGGTTCAGGCTCTGTTCCGGGACAGATTCATTGGTGTCGTGCAAAGGGGGCATCCGCTGGTTCGCCATCCGGTCACGCCAGCCCGCTACGCAGCCGCCCGGCATATTCACGTATCGCGGCGCGGATTCGACCACGGACCGGTGGACGAGGCCCTTGTGCCGCTTGGTCTGACACGCAATGTCGTGACCATCGTTGGCGAATTTTCCAGTGCGGTAGCGCTTGCGCGGGCCTCGGACATGGTGGCCACCGTGCCTGAGCGGCACACAGGCAATCTACGCGACGGCATGCAGAGTTTTTCGCTGCCGGTTGCCGTGCCCGATATTACGGTGTCCCTGCTGTGGCACCCGCGTTCCCATGCCGACCCGGTGCATCGCTGGTTGCGCGATTGCGTGCGTGAAGTTTGCGCAAGCGACATATAA
- a CDS encoding DUF3606 domain-containing protein, which yields MRAQSDFPPTEQCPPIDLSKQYELRYWSNRLGVSQDALRAAVEAVGTHPVDVTKYLSNIEQTCVCPVGQDPDASMR from the coding sequence ATGCGTGCGCAATCCGATTTTCCGCCGACTGAACAATGCCCTCCAATCGACCTGAGCAAGCAGTATGAACTGCGCTACTGGTCCAATCGGCTGGGTGTCAGTCAAGACGCACTTCGTGCTGCCGTTGAGGCGGTAGGAACACATCCTGTCGATGTGACGAAGTACCTCTCGAACATCGAACAGACCTGTGTGTGCCCGGTGGGCCAAGACCCAGATGCTTCAATGCGCTGA
- a CDS encoding GNAT family N-acetyltransferase, with protein sequence MLLRSADPSLTHEFRAYLIDNHAYLQPWEPLRDDAFFDPDVVSERLQSMAQKNANGDALLLLMFTRESNRLIGTCNFANIVRGAFQACHLGFSVAEDLQGRGLMAEGLRLALAYVFDQMGLHRVMANHRPENHRSARLLARLGFQREGEARSYLKINGVWADHVLTSLINPKEVDGGVQALPVCEQRPQEVVS encoded by the coding sequence GTGTTGCTCCGATCGGCAGACCCGTCGCTTACTCATGAATTCCGGGCCTATCTGATTGATAACCACGCTTATCTGCAGCCCTGGGAGCCGTTGCGCGACGATGCGTTTTTCGATCCCGATGTGGTGTCTGAACGCCTGCAGTCGATGGCGCAGAAAAACGCCAATGGCGATGCCTTGTTGTTGCTGATGTTCACGCGCGAAAGCAATCGACTTATCGGCACCTGCAACTTTGCGAACATCGTGCGTGGTGCGTTCCAAGCTTGTCATCTGGGGTTCTCGGTTGCAGAAGACCTGCAGGGGCGTGGCCTGATGGCAGAGGGTTTGCGTCTGGCGCTGGCCTATGTCTTTGACCAGATGGGCCTGCATCGCGTCATGGCCAATCACCGGCCAGAAAACCATCGCAGTGCGCGTCTGCTGGCGCGATTGGGGTTTCAGCGTGAAGGCGAGGCGCGTTCGTATCTGAAGATCAATGGGGTGTGGGCAGATCATGTATTGACGTCACTGATCAATCCGAAAGAGGTTGACGGTGGCGTGCAAGCCTTGCCGGTGTGCGAACAGCGCCCCCAAGAAGTGGTTTCATGA
- a CDS encoding MFS transporter encodes MSTTPVHINTLHTSPSALRWTLASLSLSMLLSSVGASIANVGLPTMAQAFNASFQQVQWVILAYLLSITTVIVSVGCLGDMIGRRRLLLTGIALFTLASALCGMAASLPLLIVARGVQGLGAAIMMALTTALVTGTVPAAKTGSAIGLLATMSSVGTALGPTLGGLLLSAFGWTALFLATVPLGVLAWGLAYRFLPADADQDRKRDMRFDYLGTLLLALTLAAYALAVTLTQDGLGMLNLVLLCLACLGLSLFILIETRSPAPLIRLAIFHSPVLSKAFTSSTLVMTVVMATMVVGPFYLSGALRLDAAHLGLVMSVSPLAAALTGVPAGRLVDRFGAHRMALAGLLAMLAGSLLLSMLPMQAGIPGYVAPLALLAAGYALFQTANNTSAMKHVMPDQRGVVSGMLGLSRNLGLITGASLMGAVFAFGSRSADLAGGHAASMAMGMRMTFAAAVVLVLIALAILAPGKDATKQS; translated from the coding sequence ATGAGCACCACACCCGTTCATATCAATACCCTGCACACCAGCCCGTCTGCCCTCAGATGGACACTGGCCAGCCTGTCCTTGTCGATGCTGCTGTCGTCCGTGGGAGCCAGCATCGCCAACGTCGGCCTGCCGACAATGGCACAGGCGTTCAACGCCTCGTTCCAGCAAGTGCAGTGGGTGATCCTGGCGTACCTGCTCTCTATCACCACGGTGATTGTCAGCGTCGGTTGCCTGGGCGACATGATCGGGCGACGCCGCCTGCTGCTCACCGGCATAGCGCTGTTCACGCTGGCCTCGGCCTTGTGCGGTATGGCAGCTTCGCTGCCCCTGCTGATCGTTGCACGCGGGGTGCAAGGCCTGGGGGCGGCAATCATGATGGCGTTGACCACGGCGTTAGTGACCGGCACCGTGCCCGCAGCCAAGACAGGCAGTGCCATAGGGCTGCTTGCCACCATGTCGTCAGTGGGCACGGCATTGGGGCCGACGCTTGGTGGTCTGTTGCTGTCAGCCTTTGGTTGGACGGCGCTTTTCCTGGCAACCGTACCGCTCGGCGTACTGGCATGGGGGCTGGCATATCGCTTCCTGCCGGCTGACGCAGATCAGGATCGGAAGCGCGATATGCGTTTCGACTACCTGGGCACGCTCCTGCTTGCGCTGACGCTTGCCGCCTACGCCCTGGCTGTCACGCTGACCCAAGACGGCTTGGGGATGCTGAACCTGGTCCTGCTGTGTCTGGCATGCCTTGGGCTGAGTCTGTTCATACTGATCGAGACCCGATCGCCCGCGCCGCTTATCCGCCTGGCGATTTTCCACAGTCCGGTGCTGAGCAAGGCGTTCACCAGCAGTACGCTGGTCATGACAGTAGTCATGGCAACCATGGTGGTCGGCCCGTTCTATCTGTCGGGCGCATTGCGGCTGGACGCTGCGCATCTGGGGCTGGTTATGTCTGTCAGTCCGCTGGCGGCAGCATTGACCGGCGTGCCTGCCGGGCGGCTGGTGGATCGATTCGGTGCCCATCGCATGGCGTTGGCCGGTCTGCTTGCCATGCTGGCCGGCAGCCTGTTGTTGAGCATGTTGCCGATGCAAGCCGGCATCCCCGGCTATGTGGCCCCGCTTGCCCTGCTGGCGGCGGGTTATGCGCTGTTTCAGACGGCCAACAATACCTCGGCCATGAAGCATGTGATGCCCGATCAGCGCGGCGTGGTGTCCGGCATGTTGGGTCTGTCGCGCAATCTGGGCCTGATCACCGGCGCATCCTTGATGGGCGCAGTATTTGCCTTCGGGTCACGGTCTGCCGACTTGGCAGGCGGCCACGCGGCATCCATGGCGATGGGGATGCGGATGACATTCGCGGCGGCGGTCGTATTGGTATTGATCGCGCTTGCGATACTCGCGCCAGGCAAGGATGCAACCAAGCAATCGTAA
- a CDS encoding LysR family transcriptional regulator: MDRFTAMQVFVEIAERGSLTEAGQALDMSRAMVSRNLESLEDWLGIRLLHRTTRRVSLTEAGAEALQRCRQVLELTGDVRAVAGARQSAPSGRLRIATATSFGQACLGDVVAQFLARYPKVEIELLAQERTVNLVEDRIDLAVRIGNQLDESLIARRLGDCRSVLCASPAYVAASGMPIEPESLASHRCITHAYVGRNELRLRQHGQDIKVPFRGVLKTNESTIARSAALSGAGIALLPTYLVSEDLQQNRLVRVLPDYEPETLGIHAVYLSRHHQPPLLRLMLDHLASYFSKPVAPWDQVLSTESAGG; the protein is encoded by the coding sequence TTGGATCGTTTCACTGCCATGCAAGTGTTTGTGGAAATTGCCGAGCGAGGCAGCCTGACCGAAGCCGGGCAGGCGCTGGATATGTCGCGGGCAATGGTCTCGCGCAATCTGGAAAGCTTGGAAGACTGGCTGGGCATACGCTTGCTGCACCGGACCACGCGCCGCGTCAGCCTGACGGAAGCAGGAGCCGAGGCCTTGCAGCGCTGTCGCCAGGTGCTGGAATTGACGGGCGATGTCAGGGCAGTGGCGGGGGCTCGTCAAAGCGCACCCAGCGGTCGATTGCGAATCGCCACCGCCACCTCGTTTGGGCAGGCCTGCCTGGGCGATGTGGTCGCCCAGTTTCTGGCCCGCTATCCCAAGGTGGAAATCGAATTGTTGGCTCAGGAACGCACGGTGAATCTGGTGGAAGACCGCATCGACCTGGCCGTGCGTATCGGCAATCAACTGGACGAGTCCTTGATTGCGCGCCGACTGGGCGATTGTCGCTCGGTGCTGTGCGCCTCGCCTGCCTATGTGGCGGCATCCGGCATGCCCATCGAGCCGGAATCGCTGGCTTCACATCGTTGTATTACGCATGCGTATGTAGGACGTAACGAGCTGCGCTTGCGCCAGCACGGCCAAGACATCAAGGTGCCGTTTCGAGGTGTGCTGAAGACCAATGAATCGACGATTGCGCGCAGCGCAGCCCTGAGCGGGGCGGGCATTGCCTTGTTGCCTACCTACCTGGTCAGCGAGGATCTGCAGCAGAACAGGCTCGTTCGGGTGCTGCCTGACTACGAGCCCGAGACCTTGGGCATTCACGCGGTGTATTTGTCACGCCATCACCAGCCGCCCTTGTTGCGGCTGATGCTGGATCACCTGGCGAGTTACTTCAGTAAACCCGTGGCACCCTGGGATCAGGTTCTGTCGACTGAGTCGGCTGGCGGGTAA